One genomic window of Pseudomonadales bacterium includes the following:
- a CDS encoding FAD-dependent oxidoreductase produces the protein MSVANISCRVAIVGSGPAAMYAAEQLLEQHDIEVSIDIFERLPTPWGLVRAGVAPDHPEKKLVVDRQFGFVFKRPEIRFFGNVEVGKHIRHSELTDWYDAVFYATGASSDTRLGIPGEEELDGCWAAREFVAWYNGHPDYSNLKFDLSCKRAIVVGNGNVAIDVARILTMPVDELERTDIADYALEALRNSKIEEVVLLGRRGHLQGAFNNPELEELEHIKGVDVVVEADDLPEANEVVLDDADWVTRRKVVTLQRLAKSVPTAGNKRIVFRFLSSPIELVGNGRVEQVLVVANHLVHDENGQLQPRATEKESLLDAGLILRAIGYRGTPFPGLPFDSRYGVIENEGGRVIDQGRPLKGVYVTGWIKRGAKGVIGSNKKCARDTVQCFLKDLKNNQLNISALNYMEVADLVAERQPNVVDKKAWGKIDHQERVAGRAQNRPRVKLTAVHEMLAVAGGN, from the coding sequence ATGAGCGTCGCAAATATTTCCTGCCGGGTTGCCATTGTGGGTAGTGGCCCCGCTGCCATGTATGCCGCAGAACAGCTGTTAGAACAGCATGACATTGAGGTCTCGATTGATATTTTTGAGCGTTTGCCAACACCTTGGGGGCTGGTCAGGGCCGGGGTTGCTCCGGATCATCCTGAGAAGAAGTTAGTTGTCGACCGTCAATTCGGTTTCGTATTTAAACGTCCGGAAATTCGCTTTTTTGGCAACGTGGAAGTCGGAAAACATATTCGTCACTCGGAACTAACGGATTGGTACGACGCCGTATTTTATGCAACCGGTGCTAGCAGCGATACCCGGTTGGGTATTCCTGGGGAGGAAGAGTTGGATGGATGTTGGGCGGCACGAGAATTTGTTGCTTGGTACAACGGGCACCCTGATTACAGCAATCTTAAGTTTGATTTGTCTTGTAAGAGAGCAATCGTCGTAGGAAACGGGAACGTAGCGATTGATGTTGCGCGTATTCTAACCATGCCTGTCGACGAACTTGAGCGCACCGATATTGCTGACTACGCGCTTGAAGCGCTGCGCAATAGCAAGATAGAAGAAGTGGTATTACTGGGGCGTCGCGGCCATCTACAAGGCGCGTTTAATAACCCCGAGCTTGAGGAGCTGGAGCACATTAAAGGTGTCGACGTTGTCGTTGAAGCAGATGATCTTCCCGAGGCTAATGAAGTTGTTTTAGACGATGCCGATTGGGTGACTCGTCGCAAAGTCGTCACTTTGCAGCGTTTGGCTAAATCTGTACCCACTGCGGGAAATAAACGCATTGTGTTTCGATTTCTATCCTCGCCGATTGAACTCGTTGGCAATGGCCGTGTTGAGCAGGTGTTGGTTGTTGCCAACCACCTGGTGCATGACGAAAACGGTCAGTTACAGCCGCGGGCTACCGAAAAAGAATCGTTGCTCGATGCTGGTTTGATTCTCAGAGCGATTGGTTATCGCGGTACGCCATTCCCGGGGTTACCTTTTGATAGCCGATACGGTGTCATCGAGAACGAGGGCGGTCGAGTGATCGATCAAGGCCGACCGCTGAAAGGTGTTTATGTAACCGGTTGGATAAAGCGCGGCGCCAAAGGCGTTATCGGCTCCAATAAAAAATGTGCCCGGGATACGGTGCAATGTTTTCTCAAAGATCTGAAAAACAATCAGCTCAATATTAGTGCACTTAATTATATGGAGGTGGCTGATCTTGTTGCTGAACGACAGCCAAATGTTGTTGATAAAAAGGCCTGGGGAAAAATCGATCATCAAGAGCGGGTTGCCGGTCGGGCTCAAAACAGACCCAGAGTAAAGCTCACCGCTGTACATGAGATGTTGGCCGTGGCCGGTGGGAATTAA